The following are encoded together in the Juglans microcarpa x Juglans regia isolate MS1-56 chromosome 2D, Jm3101_v1.0, whole genome shotgun sequence genome:
- the LOC121250361 gene encoding probable galacturonosyltransferase 6 isoform X2 — translation MKLIHRCQRILILSLLSVSVFAPIVFFSQKLKNLSHIGREEFVQDLSNIKYKTDAALRLNAVEQESGEDLTEPKQVVYEDRNLGSGVSYSSIENHDSQESENAEDPIKFSERNETNLERKGQKSQLSELSSTNGEEEHSNQTAIEHEQNAHSQYRQMINEKNKEMRDGDCNQTSVSYDKHLCSRSKKVVDEMVTEMKDQVIRAKAYLHFTPQGTNSHLVKELKQGIREVERAVGQAIKDSNLSRSSLQKMRYMEATLTKASHVFPDCSAMVYKLRAMTLNADRQVQSQKNQATYLIHLAARMTPKGLHCLSMRLTAEYFALQPEERQLPNQQKLQDRELYHYAVFSDNVLACAVVVNSTVSTTMESEKIVFHVVTDSLNLPAISMWFLLNPPGKATIQIQSIDNFEWLSTKYNTTLKKQSSSDPRYTSELNHLRFYLPDIFPALDKIVFFDHDVVVQRDITELWGIDMKGKVNGAVEICHENEALLRRMDMLINFSDPLVAKRFDVNACPWAFGMNLFDLREWRQQDLTAIYHKYLQLVYKRPLWKVGSLPLGWITFYNQTMALDRQWHALGLGYDSAVRRGDIEQAAVIHYDGVMKPWLDIAIGRYKGYWSQYVQYDHPHLQQCNIHG, via the exons ATGAAGCTGATTCATCGATGCCAGAGgattctcatcctctctctaCTCTCTGTCTCTGTTTTCGCTCCCAttgttttcttctctcaaaagcTTAAAAATCTTTCTCATATAG GACGGGAAGAATTTGTTCAGGACTTGTCAAATATT AAATATAAGACAGATGCTGCTTTGAGGCTTAATGCCGTTGAGCAG gAATCAGGTGAAGACTTGACAGAACCAAAACAAGTTGTTTATGAAGATAGGAACTTGGGTTCTGGAGTGAGTTATAGTTCTATTGAAAACCACGATAGTCAGGAATCTGAAAATGCTGAAGACCCGATTAAGTTTTCGGAGAGAAATG AAACTAATCTCGAAAGAAAAGGTCAGAAATCTCAGCTGAGCGAGTTGTCATCCACGAATGGGGAAGAG GAGCATTCTAATCAAACAGCAATTGAACACGAACAAAATGCACACTCTCAGTACCGACAAATGATCAATGAGAAGAATAAAGAGATGAGAGATGGGGATTGTAATCAAACAAGTGTCTCGTATGATAAGCACTTATGCTCTCGGTCAAAGAAAGTGGTGGATGAGATGGTAACAGAGATGAAGGATCAAGTGATTAGAGCCAAAGCATACTTGCATTTCACACCACAAGGCACCAACTCCCACCTAGTGAAAGAGTTGAAACAGGGGATTAGAGAGGTGGAACGAGCAGTTGGTCAAGCCATCAAGGACTCAAATTTGTCGAGGAG ttctttgcagaaaatgAGATATATGGAAGCTACATTGACGAAAGCTAGCCATGTTTTCCCTGACTGTTCTGCTATGGTCTATAAACTCCGTGCTATGACTCTAAATGCGGATAGACAGGTTCAGTCGCAGAAGAATCAAGCAACATATCTTATTCACCTTGCTGCAAGGATGACTCCAAAAGGTCTTCATTGCCTTTCCATGCGGCTGACTGCAGAATACTTTGCCCTGCAGCCTGAGGAGAGACAGCTCCCTAACCAACAAAAGTTGCAAGATAGAGAGCTATATCATTATGCTGTCTTCTCTGATAATGTTCTGGCTTGTGCAGTTGTTGTGAACTCCACAGTCTCCACTACCATG GAGTCGGAGAAAATTGTTTTTCACGTCGTCACCGATTCTCTCAATCTTCCAGCAATTTCAATGTGGTTCTTACTGAATCCTCCTGGCAAAGCCACCATCCAGATCCAGAGCATAGACAATTTTGAATGGTTGTCCACCAAGTATAATACAACATTGAAGAAGCAAAGTTCCAGTGATCCAAGATATACTTCTGAACTGAACCACCTTCGTTTCTATCTGCCAGATATCTTTCCGGCACTGGATaagattgtgttttttgatcATGATGTGGTGGTGCAAAGGGATATAACTGAACTATGGGGCATTGACATGAAGGGTAAGGTAAATGGGGCAGTTGAGATTTGTCATGAAAATGAAGCTCTACTTCGTCGGATGGATATGCTCATCAACTTTTCCGATCCACTTGTTGCAAAGAGGTTTGATGTCAATGCATGCCCTTGGGCATTTGGGATGAATTTATTTGATCTGCGAGAATGGAGACAACAAGATTTAACTGCAATCTACCATAAATACTTGCAATTG GTTTATAAGAGGCCATTGTGGAAAGTTGGGAGTCTGCCCTTAGGTTGGATTACTTTCTATAACCAGACAATGGCTTTGGACAGGCAATGGCACGCCCTAGGGCTGGGTTATGACTCCGCTGTCAGACGAGGTGACATCGAGCAGGCAGCAGTGATACACTATGATGGAGTTATGAAACCGTGGTTGGACATTGCCATCGGGAGGTATAAGGGTTATTGGAGCCAATATGTTCAGTATGACCACCCTCATTTGCAACAGTGCAATATCCATGGATAG
- the LOC121250361 gene encoding probable galacturonosyltransferase 6 isoform X1 — MKLIHRCQRILILSLLSVSVFAPIVFFSQKLKNLSHIGREEFVQDLSNIKYKTDAALRLNAVEQESGEDLTEPKQVVYEDRNLGSGVSYSSIENHDSQESENAEDPIKFSERNVSETNLERKGQKSQLSELSSTNGEEEHSNQTAIEHEQNAHSQYRQMINEKNKEMRDGDCNQTSVSYDKHLCSRSKKVVDEMVTEMKDQVIRAKAYLHFTPQGTNSHLVKELKQGIREVERAVGQAIKDSNLSRSSLQKMRYMEATLTKASHVFPDCSAMVYKLRAMTLNADRQVQSQKNQATYLIHLAARMTPKGLHCLSMRLTAEYFALQPEERQLPNQQKLQDRELYHYAVFSDNVLACAVVVNSTVSTTMESEKIVFHVVTDSLNLPAISMWFLLNPPGKATIQIQSIDNFEWLSTKYNTTLKKQSSSDPRYTSELNHLRFYLPDIFPALDKIVFFDHDVVVQRDITELWGIDMKGKVNGAVEICHENEALLRRMDMLINFSDPLVAKRFDVNACPWAFGMNLFDLREWRQQDLTAIYHKYLQLVYKRPLWKVGSLPLGWITFYNQTMALDRQWHALGLGYDSAVRRGDIEQAAVIHYDGVMKPWLDIAIGRYKGYWSQYVQYDHPHLQQCNIHG, encoded by the exons ATGAAGCTGATTCATCGATGCCAGAGgattctcatcctctctctaCTCTCTGTCTCTGTTTTCGCTCCCAttgttttcttctctcaaaagcTTAAAAATCTTTCTCATATAG GACGGGAAGAATTTGTTCAGGACTTGTCAAATATT AAATATAAGACAGATGCTGCTTTGAGGCTTAATGCCGTTGAGCAG gAATCAGGTGAAGACTTGACAGAACCAAAACAAGTTGTTTATGAAGATAGGAACTTGGGTTCTGGAGTGAGTTATAGTTCTATTGAAAACCACGATAGTCAGGAATCTGAAAATGCTGAAGACCCGATTAAGTTTTCGGAGAGAAATG TTTCAGAAACTAATCTCGAAAGAAAAGGTCAGAAATCTCAGCTGAGCGAGTTGTCATCCACGAATGGGGAAGAG GAGCATTCTAATCAAACAGCAATTGAACACGAACAAAATGCACACTCTCAGTACCGACAAATGATCAATGAGAAGAATAAAGAGATGAGAGATGGGGATTGTAATCAAACAAGTGTCTCGTATGATAAGCACTTATGCTCTCGGTCAAAGAAAGTGGTGGATGAGATGGTAACAGAGATGAAGGATCAAGTGATTAGAGCCAAAGCATACTTGCATTTCACACCACAAGGCACCAACTCCCACCTAGTGAAAGAGTTGAAACAGGGGATTAGAGAGGTGGAACGAGCAGTTGGTCAAGCCATCAAGGACTCAAATTTGTCGAGGAG ttctttgcagaaaatgAGATATATGGAAGCTACATTGACGAAAGCTAGCCATGTTTTCCCTGACTGTTCTGCTATGGTCTATAAACTCCGTGCTATGACTCTAAATGCGGATAGACAGGTTCAGTCGCAGAAGAATCAAGCAACATATCTTATTCACCTTGCTGCAAGGATGACTCCAAAAGGTCTTCATTGCCTTTCCATGCGGCTGACTGCAGAATACTTTGCCCTGCAGCCTGAGGAGAGACAGCTCCCTAACCAACAAAAGTTGCAAGATAGAGAGCTATATCATTATGCTGTCTTCTCTGATAATGTTCTGGCTTGTGCAGTTGTTGTGAACTCCACAGTCTCCACTACCATG GAGTCGGAGAAAATTGTTTTTCACGTCGTCACCGATTCTCTCAATCTTCCAGCAATTTCAATGTGGTTCTTACTGAATCCTCCTGGCAAAGCCACCATCCAGATCCAGAGCATAGACAATTTTGAATGGTTGTCCACCAAGTATAATACAACATTGAAGAAGCAAAGTTCCAGTGATCCAAGATATACTTCTGAACTGAACCACCTTCGTTTCTATCTGCCAGATATCTTTCCGGCACTGGATaagattgtgttttttgatcATGATGTGGTGGTGCAAAGGGATATAACTGAACTATGGGGCATTGACATGAAGGGTAAGGTAAATGGGGCAGTTGAGATTTGTCATGAAAATGAAGCTCTACTTCGTCGGATGGATATGCTCATCAACTTTTCCGATCCACTTGTTGCAAAGAGGTTTGATGTCAATGCATGCCCTTGGGCATTTGGGATGAATTTATTTGATCTGCGAGAATGGAGACAACAAGATTTAACTGCAATCTACCATAAATACTTGCAATTG GTTTATAAGAGGCCATTGTGGAAAGTTGGGAGTCTGCCCTTAGGTTGGATTACTTTCTATAACCAGACAATGGCTTTGGACAGGCAATGGCACGCCCTAGGGCTGGGTTATGACTCCGCTGTCAGACGAGGTGACATCGAGCAGGCAGCAGTGATACACTATGATGGAGTTATGAAACCGTGGTTGGACATTGCCATCGGGAGGTATAAGGGTTATTGGAGCCAATATGTTCAGTATGACCACCCTCATTTGCAACAGTGCAATATCCATGGATAG
- the LOC121250584 gene encoding magnesium transporter MRS2-2-like isoform X2, with protein MAREGFLVPVETQASLKKKTAVSTSWVFLDNSGESTILDVDKYAIMRRVQIHARDLRILDPLLSYPSTILGREKVIVLNLEHIKAIVTAEEVLLRDPFEDNVIPIVEELQRRLPLANSICHGQGEEEEHPSTESGEENEFPFEFRALEVVLEAICSFLDARTRELETDVYPALDELTSKISSRNLDRVRKLKSAMTRLTNRVQKVRDELEQLLDDDEDMADLYLSRKLSGTSSPVNGFDAPNWFINSPTTGSKISKTSRASAATTQEEDDIDELEMLLEAYFMQIDGTMHKLTTMREYIDDTEDYINIQLDNHRNQLIQLELLLSSGTVSLSVYSLVAAMFGMNIPTMWKDDHGYVFKWV; from the exons ATGGCTCGAGAAGGGTTCCTGGTGCCGGTTGAGACTCAAGCTtctttgaagaagaagacagcGGTTTCAACGAGCTGGGTTTTTCTGGACAACAGTGGGGAAAGTACCATTCTGGATGTTGACAAGTATGCTATTATGCGACGGGTTCAGATTCACGCCAGAGATCTTCGAATCCTCGATCCCCTGCTTTCTTATCCTTCCACCATTCTTGGCAGAGAAAAAGTTATTGTGCTCAATTTGGAG CACATTAAAGCAATAGTAACCGCAGAAGAg gtATTGCTTCGAGATCCTTTTGAGGATAATGTAATCCCGATAGTCGAGGAACTTCAAAGGCGATTGCCTTTAGCAAATTCCATTTGCCATGgccaaggagaagaagaagagcacCCAAGCACTGAAAGTGGTGAAGAAAATG AATTTCCATTTGAATTCCGAGCTTTAGAAGTTGTTCTCGAAGCCATTTGTAGTTTTCTTGATGCACGCACAAGAGAACTAGAGACTGATGTATATCCAGCTTTAGATGAGCTGACGTCCAAG ATTAGCAGTCGGAATTTGGATCGGGTGCGCAAATTGAAGAGTGCAATGACAAGGTTGACAAATCGAGTTCAAAAG gttagggatgaacttgAACAACttcttgatgatgatgaggatatGGCAGATCTTTACTTGTCAAGAAAGTTGTCCGGGACATCATCACCTGTCAATGGCTTTGATGCTCCTAATTGGTTTATTAACTCTCCGACTACGGGCTCAAAGATATCCAAAACAAGTAGGGCAAGTGCTGCAACAACTCAAGAGGAGGATGATATTGATGAGCTTGAAATGTTGCTTGAG GCATACTTTATGCAAATTGATGGCACGATGCACAAATTGACAACG ATGCGTGAATACATTGATGACACAGAGGATTACATAAATATCCAG CTTGATAATCATCGAAATCAGCTGATTCAG CTGGAATTGTTGCTAAGTTCTGGAACTGTTTCTTTGTCTGTGTATTCTTTGGTGGCTGCAATGTTTGGAATGAACATCCCAACTATGTGGAAAGATGACCATGGATACGTATTTAAATGGGTATGA
- the LOC121250584 gene encoding magnesium transporter MRS2-2-like isoform X3 — translation MAREGFLVPVETQASLKKKTAVSTSWVFLDNSGESTILDVDKYAIMRRVQIHARDLRILDPLLSYPSTILGREKVIVLNLEHIKAIVTAEEVLLRDPFEDNVIPIVEELQRRLPLANSICHGQGEEEEHPSTESGEENEFPFEFRALEVVLEAICSFLDARTRELETDVYPALDELTSKISSRNLDRVRKLKSAMTRLTNRVQKVRDELEQLLDDDEDMADLYLSRKLSGTSSPVNGFDAPNWFINSPTTGSKISKTSRASAATTQEEDDIDELEMLLEAYFMQIDGTMHKLTTMREYIDDTEDYINIQLDNHRNQLIQVLSLRNK, via the exons ATGGCTCGAGAAGGGTTCCTGGTGCCGGTTGAGACTCAAGCTtctttgaagaagaagacagcGGTTTCAACGAGCTGGGTTTTTCTGGACAACAGTGGGGAAAGTACCATTCTGGATGTTGACAAGTATGCTATTATGCGACGGGTTCAGATTCACGCCAGAGATCTTCGAATCCTCGATCCCCTGCTTTCTTATCCTTCCACCATTCTTGGCAGAGAAAAAGTTATTGTGCTCAATTTGGAG CACATTAAAGCAATAGTAACCGCAGAAGAg gtATTGCTTCGAGATCCTTTTGAGGATAATGTAATCCCGATAGTCGAGGAACTTCAAAGGCGATTGCCTTTAGCAAATTCCATTTGCCATGgccaaggagaagaagaagagcacCCAAGCACTGAAAGTGGTGAAGAAAATG AATTTCCATTTGAATTCCGAGCTTTAGAAGTTGTTCTCGAAGCCATTTGTAGTTTTCTTGATGCACGCACAAGAGAACTAGAGACTGATGTATATCCAGCTTTAGATGAGCTGACGTCCAAG ATTAGCAGTCGGAATTTGGATCGGGTGCGCAAATTGAAGAGTGCAATGACAAGGTTGACAAATCGAGTTCAAAAG gttagggatgaacttgAACAACttcttgatgatgatgaggatatGGCAGATCTTTACTTGTCAAGAAAGTTGTCCGGGACATCATCACCTGTCAATGGCTTTGATGCTCCTAATTGGTTTATTAACTCTCCGACTACGGGCTCAAAGATATCCAAAACAAGTAGGGCAAGTGCTGCAACAACTCAAGAGGAGGATGATATTGATGAGCTTGAAATGTTGCTTGAG GCATACTTTATGCAAATTGATGGCACGATGCACAAATTGACAACG ATGCGTGAATACATTGATGACACAGAGGATTACATAAATATCCAG CTTGATAATCATCGAAATCAGCTGATTCAGGTACTGTCTTTGAGGAACAAATAA
- the LOC121250584 gene encoding magnesium transporter MRS2-I-like isoform X1, with protein sequence MAREGFLVPVETQASLKKKTAVSTSWVFLDNSGESTILDVDKYAIMRRVQIHARDLRILDPLLSYPSTILGREKVIVLNLEHIKAIVTAEEVLLRDPFEDNVIPIVEELQRRLPLANSICHGQGEEEEHPSTESGEENEFPFEFRALEVVLEAICSFLDARTRELETDVYPALDELTSKISSRNLDRVRKLKSAMTRLTNRVQKVRDELEQLLDDDEDMADLYLSRKLSGTSSPVNGFDAPNWFINSPTTGSKISKTSRASAATTQEEDDIDELEMLLEAYFMQIDGTMHKLTTMREYIDDTEDYINIQLDNHRNQLIQLELLLSSGTVSLSVYSLVAAMFGMNIPTMWKDDHGYVFKWVVILAGVVCASLFLSIISYARHKGLVGS encoded by the exons ATGGCTCGAGAAGGGTTCCTGGTGCCGGTTGAGACTCAAGCTtctttgaagaagaagacagcGGTTTCAACGAGCTGGGTTTTTCTGGACAACAGTGGGGAAAGTACCATTCTGGATGTTGACAAGTATGCTATTATGCGACGGGTTCAGATTCACGCCAGAGATCTTCGAATCCTCGATCCCCTGCTTTCTTATCCTTCCACCATTCTTGGCAGAGAAAAAGTTATTGTGCTCAATTTGGAG CACATTAAAGCAATAGTAACCGCAGAAGAg gtATTGCTTCGAGATCCTTTTGAGGATAATGTAATCCCGATAGTCGAGGAACTTCAAAGGCGATTGCCTTTAGCAAATTCCATTTGCCATGgccaaggagaagaagaagagcacCCAAGCACTGAAAGTGGTGAAGAAAATG AATTTCCATTTGAATTCCGAGCTTTAGAAGTTGTTCTCGAAGCCATTTGTAGTTTTCTTGATGCACGCACAAGAGAACTAGAGACTGATGTATATCCAGCTTTAGATGAGCTGACGTCCAAG ATTAGCAGTCGGAATTTGGATCGGGTGCGCAAATTGAAGAGTGCAATGACAAGGTTGACAAATCGAGTTCAAAAG gttagggatgaacttgAACAACttcttgatgatgatgaggatatGGCAGATCTTTACTTGTCAAGAAAGTTGTCCGGGACATCATCACCTGTCAATGGCTTTGATGCTCCTAATTGGTTTATTAACTCTCCGACTACGGGCTCAAAGATATCCAAAACAAGTAGGGCAAGTGCTGCAACAACTCAAGAGGAGGATGATATTGATGAGCTTGAAATGTTGCTTGAG GCATACTTTATGCAAATTGATGGCACGATGCACAAATTGACAACG ATGCGTGAATACATTGATGACACAGAGGATTACATAAATATCCAG CTTGATAATCATCGAAATCAGCTGATTCAG CTGGAATTGTTGCTAAGTTCTGGAACTGTTTCTTTGTCTGTGTATTCTTTGGTGGCTGCAATGTTTGGAATGAACATCCCAACTATGTGGAAAGATGACCATGGATACGTATTTAAATGG GTGGTCATCCTCGCCGGAGTAGTTTGTGCATCCCTCTTCTTATCAATAATTTCATATGCTCGGCACAAAGGTCTTGTTGGTTCTTGA